One Streptomyces sp. ML-6 genomic region harbors:
- a CDS encoding APC family permease — protein sequence MNTSAGTGGLRRRLGVFDAVVIGLGSMIGAGVFVAPAPAAGAAGSGLLIGLGLAAAVAYCNATSSARLAARHPESGGTYVYGRERLGDFWGHLAGWGFVVGKTASCAAMSLVVGSYVWPGREHVVAVAAVVALTALNCVGVHRSARLTRVVVAFVLAVLAAVVAAGLCGGTADAGRLAVGADTTVGGVLQAAGLLFFAFAGYARIATLGEEVRDPRRTIPRAIPLALGIALFVYAAVAVTLLAVLGPERLAHSPAPLAEAARAAGVPGLVPVVRAGAAVAALGSLLALVLGVSRTVLAMARDRHLPHALAAVHPRFGVPHRAELVVGAVVAVVAATADVREAIGFSSFGVLVYYAVANAAAWTLGPDEGRPPRAVPVVGLAGCLLLAFTLPSASVVSGAAVPAAGAVAYGVRGALGHARR from the coding sequence ATGAACACATCGGCGGGAACGGGCGGGTTGAGGCGCCGGCTGGGCGTGTTCGACGCCGTGGTGATCGGCCTGGGATCGATGATCGGGGCGGGTGTCTTCGTCGCACCGGCGCCCGCCGCGGGCGCGGCCGGGTCGGGTCTGCTGATCGGTCTGGGCCTGGCGGCGGCGGTGGCCTACTGCAACGCGACGTCCTCCGCGCGGCTGGCCGCCCGCCACCCGGAGTCCGGCGGCACCTACGTGTACGGGAGGGAACGCCTCGGCGACTTCTGGGGCCACCTCGCCGGTTGGGGCTTCGTCGTCGGCAAGACGGCTTCCTGCGCGGCGATGTCACTGGTCGTCGGCTCCTACGTGTGGCCCGGCCGGGAGCATGTGGTGGCCGTCGCCGCGGTGGTGGCGCTGACCGCCCTCAACTGTGTCGGCGTGCACAGGTCCGCCCGGCTGACCCGGGTGGTCGTCGCCTTCGTCCTCGCCGTTCTCGCGGCGGTGGTCGCCGCCGGGCTCTGCGGCGGTACCGCGGACGCCGGGCGCCTGGCCGTCGGGGCGGACACCACGGTCGGGGGTGTGCTCCAGGCGGCCGGTCTGCTGTTCTTCGCGTTCGCGGGCTACGCGCGGATCGCCACGCTCGGGGAGGAGGTCCGCGACCCGCGGCGCACCATCCCCCGGGCGATCCCCCTCGCGCTGGGCATCGCCCTGTTCGTCTACGCCGCCGTCGCCGTCACCCTGCTCGCCGTCCTGGGCCCCGAACGGCTCGCCCATTCCCCGGCACCGCTGGCCGAGGCCGCGCGGGCGGCGGGGGTGCCCGGTCTCGTGCCCGTGGTCCGGGCCGGTGCGGCCGTCGCCGCGCTCGGCTCGCTGCTCGCACTCGTCCTGGGTGTCTCACGCACCGTCCTGGCCATGGCCCGTGACCGTCATCTGCCGCACGCCCTGGCCGCGGTGCACCCGCGTTTCGGGGTTCCCCACCGGGCGGAGCTCGTCGTGGGTGCCGTGGTCGCCGTCGTCGCCGCCACCGCGGACGTCCGGGAAGCGATCGGCTTCTCGTCCTTCGGCGTCCTCGTGTACTACGCCGTCGCCAATGCCGCCGCCTGGACGCTCGGGCCCGACGAGGGCCGGCCGCCCCGCGCCGTGCCCGTCGTCGGTCTGGCGGGCTGTCTGCTGCTCGCCTTCACGCTGCCGTCGGCGTCGGTCGTCTCCGGGGCCGCGGTGCCGGCGGCCGGGGCCGTGGCGTACGGCGTGCGCGGGGCCCTCGGGCACGCCCGCCGGTGA
- a CDS encoding DUF305 domain-containing protein, whose protein sequence is MRVSLPTAVRRRRALATAGTVAALALALTACGSSDDPKSDGSSMPGMSHGSGSASAPAAAGGAFNDADVKFAQEMIPHHQQAIEMAELADGRAADAEIKKLATAIEEAQDPEINTMKGWLKSWGKPLPEAPMGDMPGMDHGSDGAGMPGMMSDKDMDDLKAAKGKDFDRKFAQLMIAHHQGAVTMAQDEQKKGDNAEAKKLAEAVVTAQTAEIEQMNKILERL, encoded by the coding sequence ATGCGCGTTTCCCTGCCCACCGCTGTCCGTCGCCGTCGCGCCCTCGCGACCGCCGGTACCGTCGCCGCCCTCGCCCTGGCGCTCACGGCGTGCGGCTCCTCCGACGACCCGAAGTCCGACGGCTCGTCCATGCCCGGCATGAGCCACGGCTCCGGCAGCGCATCCGCACCGGCCGCCGCGGGCGGTGCGTTCAACGACGCGGACGTGAAGTTCGCGCAGGAGATGATCCCGCACCACCAGCAGGCCATCGAGATGGCGGAGCTGGCCGACGGCCGGGCCGCCGACGCCGAGATCAAGAAGCTGGCCACCGCGATCGAGGAGGCCCAGGACCCCGAGATCAACACGATGAAGGGCTGGCTGAAGTCGTGGGGCAAGCCGCTGCCGGAAGCCCCGATGGGTGACATGCCCGGAATGGATCACGGCTCGGACGGGGCGGGAATGCCCGGAATGATGTCCGACAAGGACATGGACGACCTGAAGGCCGCCAAGGGCAAGGACTTCGACAGGAAGTTCGCCCAACTCATGATCGCCCACCACCAGGGCGCGGTCACCATGGCCCAGGACGAACAGAAGAAGGGCGACAACGCCGAGGCGAAGAAGCTCGCCGAGGCCGTGGTGACGGCCCAGACCGCCGAGATCGAGCAGATGAACAAGATCCTCGAAAGGCTCTGA
- a CDS encoding alpha/beta fold hydrolase, whose product MTAASDPSSFDTGDGPLVYRDAGDGPLLVLLHGGFLDHGMWDDQVPDLARTHRVIVPDARGHGGSSNASRPFRPTDDLAALLRHLDAGPAVLAGVSMGAATAVDTALEHPDLVRALVVGGAATSEPEFNDPWSRKVLAAQARALGEGDVEGWVDAFMLFAAGPHRTLDDVDRTVVRRLRDMTFRTLAKHRAGEPDLRVPVPDTWARAAGIGVPVLAVHGSIDSADHLAMARRLVETVADGREASVEGTAHYPNMERPDAFGEILRNFLAAVPAG is encoded by the coding sequence ATGACTGCTGCTTCCGACCCGAGTTCCTTCGACACCGGGGACGGCCCCCTCGTGTACCGCGACGCCGGGGACGGCCCGCTGCTGGTGCTGCTGCACGGCGGCTTCCTGGACCACGGGATGTGGGACGACCAGGTGCCGGACCTCGCCCGGACCCACCGGGTGATCGTGCCGGACGCCCGTGGGCACGGCGGATCGTCCAACGCGAGCCGGCCGTTCCGCCCCACGGACGACCTGGCCGCGCTGCTGCGCCACCTCGACGCCGGGCCCGCCGTCCTGGCCGGGGTGTCGATGGGTGCGGCCACCGCGGTCGACACCGCGCTCGAACACCCGGACCTGGTCCGCGCGTTGGTCGTCGGCGGCGCGGCCACGAGCGAGCCCGAATTCAACGACCCCTGGTCCAGGAAGGTTCTGGCCGCACAGGCCCGCGCGCTGGGCGAGGGCGACGTGGAGGGCTGGGTCGACGCCTTCATGCTCTTCGCCGCGGGCCCGCACCGCACGCTCGACGACGTCGACCGCACCGTCGTGCGGCGGCTGCGCGACATGACCTTCCGGACGCTGGCCAAGCACCGCGCCGGCGAGCCGGACCTGCGCGTTCCCGTTCCCGACACCTGGGCGCGGGCGGCGGGGATCGGGGTCCCGGTGCTGGCCGTGCACGGCTCCATCGACTCGGCCGACCACCTGGCCATGGCCCGGCGCCTGGTGGAAACGGTCGCCGACGGGCGCGAGGCGAGTGTCGAGGGCACCGCCCACTACCCCAACATGGAGCGGCCGGACGCCTTCGGCGAGATTCTCCGGAACTTCCTGGCGGCCGTTCCCGCCGGATGA
- a CDS encoding metalloregulator ArsR/SmtB family transcription factor, translating into MGHGADANTAATARERLDAVGATDVAATLQALATPSRLRILARLQEGPCPATELADAVGMEQSACSHQLRLLRNLGLVTGERRGRSVIYALHDNHVAELLDQALFHVEHLRLGLRDVPARAVAGADDPAPSPAG; encoded by the coding sequence ATGGGCCACGGAGCTGACGCGAACACTGCCGCCACCGCGCGCGAGCGCCTCGACGCGGTGGGGGCCACGGATGTGGCGGCCACCCTCCAGGCCCTCGCCACCCCGTCCCGGCTGCGCATCCTCGCCCGTCTGCAGGAGGGCCCCTGCCCCGCCACGGAACTCGCGGACGCGGTCGGCATGGAGCAGTCCGCCTGTTCCCACCAGTTGCGGCTGCTGCGCAACCTCGGCCTGGTCACGGGCGAGCGCCGGGGCCGCTCGGTGATCTACGCCCTGCACGACAACCATGTGGCCGAACTGCTCGACCAGGCCCTCTTCCACGTCGAGCACCTGCGCCTGGGCCTGCGCGACGTCCCGGCGCGGGCCGTCGCGGGGGCCGATGACCCGGCGCCCTCCCCCGCCGGCTGA
- a CDS encoding heavy metal translocating P-type ATPase, giving the protein MSFTLTRPAPPAGPARDAAARRTRLLALAEVRWAVAALALFLTALPLHLLGAPEWTWGPLYALTYAAGGWEPGREGLKALREKALDVDLLMVVAALGAAAIGQVLDGALLIVIFATSGALEAFATARTADSVRGLLDLAPDTATRILDDGTEETVPARELRVGDVILVRPGERVGADGRVLDGTSEVDQATITGEPLPAPKEPGTEVFAGTLNGTGALRVAVERDPADSVIARIVAMVEEASGTKAPTQLFIEKVEQRYSIGMVAATVALFALPLAFGAALQPTLLRAMTFMIVASPCAVVLATMPPLLSAIANAGRHGVLIKSAVVMERLGQVDAVALDKTGTLTEGTPRLTDIRPLTGPGLTEDALLTLAAAAEHPSEHPLARAVTEAARTRGLVLPAAEEFASAPGTGVTATVDGRTVAVGAPARLPATATGHEEEAAALAARLEEEGRTAVLVVLDGTPVGVLGIADRLRADARATVERLTGLTGGAPVLLTGDNPRAAARLGAEAGIDDVRAGLLPQDKVHAVKELEGAGRKVLVVGDGVNDAPALAAAHTGIAMGRAGSDLALETADAVVVRDELAAVPTAVALSRRCRRLVVQNLAIAGVFITGLVVWDLAGTLPLPLGVAGHEGSTVLVGLNGLRLLRDAAWTREADRLRGSGDTAT; this is encoded by the coding sequence ATGTCTTTCACCCTCACCCGTCCGGCCCCGCCCGCCGGTCCCGCCCGGGACGCGGCCGCCCGGCGCACCCGCCTCCTGGCCCTGGCCGAGGTCCGCTGGGCGGTTGCCGCCCTGGCCCTGTTCCTGACGGCCCTGCCCCTGCACCTGCTCGGCGCGCCGGAGTGGACCTGGGGCCCGCTGTACGCGCTCACCTACGCCGCGGGCGGCTGGGAGCCGGGCCGGGAAGGCCTGAAGGCGCTCCGGGAGAAGGCGCTGGACGTGGACCTGCTGATGGTGGTCGCCGCCCTCGGCGCGGCCGCGATCGGACAGGTGCTGGACGGGGCCCTGCTGATCGTCATCTTCGCCACCTCGGGCGCCCTGGAGGCCTTCGCCACCGCACGGACGGCGGACTCGGTGCGCGGACTGCTCGACCTCGCGCCCGACACGGCCACCCGCATCCTCGACGACGGCACCGAGGAGACCGTACCCGCGCGGGAACTACGGGTCGGGGACGTGATCCTGGTCCGCCCCGGCGAGCGCGTCGGGGCCGACGGCCGGGTGCTCGACGGAACGAGCGAGGTGGACCAGGCGACCATCACGGGCGAACCGCTGCCGGCGCCCAAGGAACCGGGCACCGAGGTCTTCGCGGGAACCCTGAACGGCACCGGGGCGCTGCGGGTGGCCGTGGAGCGCGACCCGGCCGATTCGGTGATCGCCCGGATCGTCGCCATGGTCGAGGAGGCGTCCGGCACGAAGGCGCCCACCCAGCTGTTCATCGAGAAGGTCGAGCAGCGCTACTCGATCGGCATGGTGGCGGCCACCGTGGCCCTGTTCGCCCTGCCCCTGGCCTTCGGCGCGGCCCTGCAGCCGACGCTGCTGCGGGCGATGACCTTCATGATCGTCGCCTCGCCGTGCGCCGTGGTCCTGGCCACCATGCCGCCGCTGCTCTCCGCGATCGCGAACGCCGGACGGCACGGGGTGCTGATCAAGTCGGCCGTGGTGATGGAGCGCCTCGGCCAGGTCGACGCCGTGGCCCTCGACAAGACCGGCACCCTGACCGAGGGCACTCCCCGCCTCACCGACATCCGCCCCCTCACCGGTCCGGGCCTGACCGAGGACGCCCTGCTCACCCTGGCGGCGGCGGCCGAGCACCCCAGCGAACACCCCCTCGCCCGCGCCGTCACCGAAGCCGCCCGGACCCGCGGGCTCGTCCTGCCCGCCGCCGAGGAGTTCGCCTCGGCACCCGGAACCGGCGTCACCGCCACCGTGGACGGCCGCACGGTCGCCGTCGGCGCCCCCGCCCGGCTGCCGGCCACCGCCACCGGCCACGAGGAGGAGGCGGCCGCACTCGCCGCACGCCTGGAGGAGGAGGGTCGCACCGCCGTGCTCGTCGTCCTCGACGGCACGCCCGTCGGCGTCCTCGGCATCGCCGACCGCCTGCGCGCCGACGCCCGCGCCACCGTCGAACGCCTCACCGGCCTCACCGGCGGCGCGCCGGTCCTGCTCACCGGCGACAACCCGCGCGCCGCCGCCCGCCTGGGCGCCGAAGCCGGGATCGACGACGTCCGGGCCGGCCTGCTGCCGCAGGACAAGGTCCACGCCGTCAAGGAACTGGAGGGCGCCGGCCGGAAGGTGCTCGTGGTCGGCGACGGGGTCAACGACGCCCCGGCACTGGCCGCGGCCCACACGGGCATCGCCATGGGCCGGGCGGGTTCCGACCTCGCCCTGGAGACCGCCGACGCCGTCGTCGTCCGCGACGAACTCGCCGCCGTGCCCACCGCCGTGGCGCTCTCGCGCCGCTGCCGCCGCCTCGTGGTGCAGAACCTCGCGATCGCGGGCGTGTTCATCACCGGACTCGTCGTCTGGGACCTGGCGGGCACGCTGCCGCTCCCGCTGGGCGTCGCCGGACACGAGGGCTCCACGGTCCTCGTCGGCCTCAACGGCCTGCGCCTGCTGCGCGACGCCGCCTGGACCCGGGAGGCGGACCGCCTTCGCGGAAGCGGCGACACCGCTACCTGA
- a CDS encoding FAD-dependent monooxygenase — protein MGGTAVVVGGGIGGLAAAIGLRRTGWETTVVERGSGPDDAGAGISLHANGIRALDALGVGAAVRAAARPQYTGGTRTPGGRLLTRMDGAALERESGTPIVGIPRAVLHRLLRTALPAGALVGGAEVTSVDRSDASRVRLTAGDTVLDADLVVAADGVNSRLRAQLFPGHPGPVHSGSTVLRAITESPVELRTDFELTWGRGAEFGHIVFADGRAEWHAVFNSPAGVRHPDPLAEVRRRFGDWHDPIPALLAATRPGAVLHHDVNELVTPLPSYAVGRVALLGDAAHAMTPNLGQGACQALEDAVSLAAALRAGPSVESALRRYDAERRPRSQSVARAARRAGRMGQQLSHPVAIALRNGALRLAPSRVTVRAILRHADWTPPRPD, from the coding sequence ATGGGCGGTACTGCGGTGGTGGTCGGCGGGGGCATCGGCGGGCTGGCCGCCGCGATCGGGCTGCGCCGTACCGGCTGGGAGACGACCGTCGTCGAGCGCGGCAGCGGACCGGACGACGCGGGCGCGGGCATCTCCCTGCACGCGAACGGCATCCGCGCGCTGGACGCCCTCGGCGTCGGGGCCGCGGTGCGTGCGGCCGCCCGGCCCCAGTACACCGGCGGCACCCGCACCCCGGGCGGACGCCTGCTGACGCGCATGGACGGGGCGGCGCTGGAACGCGAGTCGGGCACCCCGATCGTGGGCATTCCCCGGGCCGTGCTGCACCGGCTGCTGCGCACGGCGCTGCCCGCCGGAGCCCTGGTCGGTGGGGCCGAGGTGACCTCCGTCGACCGCTCCGACGCCTCCCGGGTGCGGCTCACCGCGGGCGACACCGTTCTCGACGCGGATCTGGTCGTGGCCGCCGACGGTGTGAACAGCCGGTTGCGCGCCCAGCTCTTCCCGGGGCACCCCGGCCCGGTCCACAGCGGTTCGACGGTGCTGCGCGCCATCACGGAGTCGCCGGTGGAGCTGCGCACCGACTTCGAGCTGACCTGGGGCCGGGGGGCCGAGTTCGGCCACATCGTGTTCGCGGACGGCCGGGCCGAGTGGCACGCGGTGTTCAACTCGCCCGCCGGGGTGCGTCATCCGGACCCGCTCGCCGAGGTCCGCCGCCGGTTCGGGGACTGGCACGACCCCATTCCGGCCCTGCTGGCGGCGACCAGGCCCGGCGCCGTGCTGCACCACGACGTCAACGAGCTGGTCACCCCGCTGCCCTCCTACGCGGTCGGGCGGGTCGCCCTTCTCGGCGACGCCGCCCACGCGATGACCCCGAACCTCGGCCAGGGCGCCTGCCAGGCGCTGGAGGACGCGGTGTCGCTGGCCGCCGCGCTCCGCGCCGGGCCCTCCGTCGAGTCGGCGCTCCGCCGCTACGACGCCGAGCGCCGCCCCCGCAGCCAGTCGGTCGCGAGGGCGGCTCGTCGGGCGGGCCGGATGGGGCAGCAGCTGTCGCATCCGGTGGCGATCGCACTGCGCAACGGGGCGCTGCGGCTGGCGCCGTCGCGGGTCACCGTCCGCGCCATCCTGCGGCACGCCGACTGGACGCCCCCGCGACCGGACTGA
- the glpK gene encoding glycerol kinase GlpK: protein MADFIGAVDQGTTSSRFMIFDHDGNEVAKHQLEHEQILPRPGWVEHDPVEIWERTNSVMQNALRTGGLSATDLDAIGITNQRETTVVWDPRTGRPYYNAIVWQDTRTDAIAQALENEGHGEVIRRKAGLPPATYFSGGKIKWILDNVEGVREAAEQGHAVFGNTDCWVLWNLTGGPDGGIHATDVTNASRTMLMNLETLDWDDELLDVFGIPRAMLPAINSSSDREAYGCTRTSRPLRAAIPITGVLGDQQAATVGQVCFEPGEAKNTYGTGNFLVLNTGTKLIRSRHGLLTTVAYRFGKSPAVYALEGSIAVTGSAVQWLRDQMKIISNASESEHLARTVEDNGGMYFVPAFSGLFAPYWRSDARGAIVGLARYNTNGHLARATLEAICYQSRDVVEAMEQDSGVHLDVLKVDGGVTANDLCMQIQADVLGVPVSRPVVAETTALGAAYAAGLATGFWEDEGELREHWQESKRWEPQWSEERRAEGYANWKRAVQRTLDWVSVG from the coding sequence ATGGCGGACTTCATCGGCGCGGTGGACCAAGGCACCACCAGCAGCCGCTTCATGATCTTCGATCACGACGGAAACGAAGTGGCCAAGCACCAGTTGGAGCACGAACAGATCCTGCCCCGCCCCGGCTGGGTGGAGCACGACCCGGTGGAGATCTGGGAACGCACCAACTCGGTGATGCAGAACGCCCTGCGCACCGGGGGACTGAGCGCCACGGACCTCGACGCCATCGGGATCACCAACCAGCGCGAGACGACCGTCGTGTGGGACCCGCGCACCGGCCGCCCGTACTACAACGCCATCGTGTGGCAGGACACCCGTACCGACGCGATCGCCCAGGCCCTGGAGAACGAGGGCCACGGCGAGGTCATCCGGCGCAAGGCGGGGCTCCCCCCGGCCACGTACTTCTCCGGCGGGAAGATCAAGTGGATCCTCGACAACGTCGAGGGCGTCCGCGAGGCGGCGGAGCAGGGGCACGCGGTGTTCGGGAACACCGACTGCTGGGTGCTGTGGAACCTCACCGGCGGTCCCGACGGCGGCATCCACGCCACCGACGTGACCAACGCCAGCCGGACGATGCTGATGAACCTGGAGACGCTCGACTGGGACGACGAGCTGCTGGACGTCTTCGGCATCCCCCGCGCGATGCTCCCGGCCATCAACTCCTCCTCCGACCGGGAGGCGTACGGCTGCACCCGCACCTCCCGCCCCCTGCGGGCCGCGATCCCGATCACCGGGGTGCTCGGCGACCAGCAGGCGGCCACCGTGGGGCAGGTGTGCTTCGAGCCGGGCGAGGCGAAGAACACCTACGGCACCGGCAACTTCCTCGTGCTCAACACCGGCACCAAGCTCATCCGGTCGCGGCACGGGCTCCTCACCACGGTCGCCTACCGGTTCGGGAAGAGCCCGGCGGTCTACGCCCTGGAGGGCTCCATCGCGGTCACCGGCTCCGCGGTGCAGTGGCTGCGGGACCAGATGAAGATCATATCGAACGCGAGCGAGAGCGAGCACCTCGCCCGGACGGTCGAGGACAACGGCGGGATGTACTTCGTACCGGCCTTCTCCGGCCTCTTCGCCCCGTACTGGCGCTCCGACGCGCGGGGCGCCATCGTCGGCCTGGCCCGGTACAACACCAACGGCCATCTGGCGCGGGCCACCCTGGAGGCCATCTGCTACCAGAGCCGGGACGTGGTGGAGGCGATGGAGCAGGACTCCGGGGTCCACCTCGACGTGCTCAAGGTCGACGGCGGGGTCACGGCCAACGACCTGTGCATGCAGATCCAGGCCGATGTCCTCGGCGTCCCCGTCAGCCGTCCGGTCGTCGCCGAGACGACCGCGCTCGGTGCCGCCTACGCGGCCGGGCTGGCCACCGGGTTCTGGGAGGACGAGGGCGAGTTGCGCGAGCACTGGCAGGAGTCGAAGCGCTGGGAACCGCAGTGGAGCGAGGAGCGGCGGGCGGAGGGCTACGCGAACTGGAAGCGGGCGGTGCAGCGGACCCTCGACTGGGTCAGCGTGGGGTGA
- a CDS encoding MarR family transcriptional regulator encodes MTESERPLPPEELAHQLTEVFALVGPLYRRVQRKVEQNAPIEGLSVGVRAVLDLLRENGPMTVPQMGRAQALSRQFVQRMVNDAAAARLVEVVPNPAHQRSSLIRLTAAGREAITAALAREQSLLRQVGGDLTDAEVTACVRVLGHMVELFDHVDVDHP; translated from the coding sequence GTGACCGAATCCGAACGCCCCCTGCCTCCCGAGGAGCTCGCCCACCAGCTCACGGAGGTCTTCGCCCTGGTGGGCCCGCTCTACCGGCGCGTGCAGCGCAAGGTGGAACAGAACGCCCCGATCGAGGGCCTGTCCGTCGGTGTGCGCGCCGTGCTGGACCTGCTGCGCGAGAACGGCCCCATGACGGTCCCGCAGATGGGGCGCGCGCAGGCGCTGAGCCGGCAGTTCGTGCAGCGCATGGTCAACGACGCCGCGGCGGCACGGCTCGTCGAGGTCGTCCCCAACCCGGCCCACCAGCGCTCGTCGCTGATCCGCCTGACCGCGGCCGGCCGGGAGGCGATCACCGCCGCGCTCGCCCGCGAGCAGTCCCTGCTGCGCCAGGTGGGCGGGGATCTCACCGATGCCGAGGTGACGGCCTGCGTGCGGGTGCTCGGCCACATGGTGGAGCTCTTCGACCACGTCGACGTGGACCACCCCTAG
- a CDS encoding DinB family protein, with amino-acid sequence MSDHNEPVFPEPPLAGDEAATLVGSLERQRTTLAWKCGGLDATGLRTTLGPSRVTLGGLLKHMAHVEDTHFSRLLLARKPGAPWDTVDWENQPDWDWTSAAEDTPEELLTLWQDAVARSRALVAEALADGGPGSPGRYTTPGGESPSVRRVLIDMIEEYARHVGHADLIRESVDGLVGEDPPR; translated from the coding sequence ATGAGTGATCACAACGAGCCGGTCTTCCCAGAACCACCGCTCGCGGGCGACGAGGCCGCCACCCTCGTCGGTTCGCTGGAACGTCAACGGACCACCCTGGCATGGAAGTGCGGAGGACTGGACGCGACCGGTCTGCGTACCACCCTCGGCCCGTCCAGGGTCACCCTGGGCGGACTGCTCAAGCACATGGCCCACGTCGAGGACACGCACTTCTCCCGGCTGCTGCTCGCACGGAAACCGGGAGCCCCCTGGGACACCGTGGACTGGGAGAACCAGCCGGACTGGGACTGGACGTCGGCCGCCGAGGACACCCCCGAGGAACTGCTGACGCTCTGGCAGGACGCCGTGGCCCGCTCCCGCGCCCTGGTCGCCGAGGCCCTGGCCGACGGCGGCCCGGGGAGCCCGGGCCGGTACACCACGCCCGGTGGTGAATCGCCCAGCGTGCGGCGGGTCCTGATCGACATGATCGAGGAGTACGCCCGCCACGTCGGCCACGCCGACCTCATCCGGGAGTCGGTGGACGGGCTGGTCGGGGAGGACCCGCCGCGCTGA
- a CDS encoding transglycosylase SLT domain-containing protein: protein MLAKGAYRRRRPVPPVRGLIAVGTGVAALVLPLAVAGTASATPAPSTGVVAAQPATYTNDLDGWIKESLAVMARHGIPGSYEGIHRNIMRESSGNPRAINNWDSNAAAGTPSKGLLQIIDPTFRAYHVPGTSMDSYDPVANITAACNYAAARYGSIDNVNGAY from the coding sequence ATGCTCGCAAAGGGCGCGTACCGTCGTCGCAGGCCCGTCCCGCCGGTCCGGGGTCTCATCGCCGTGGGCACGGGCGTGGCCGCCCTCGTGCTCCCGCTGGCCGTCGCCGGAACTGCGTCGGCGACCCCGGCGCCGTCCACCGGCGTCGTCGCCGCGCAGCCCGCGACGTACACGAACGATCTGGACGGCTGGATCAAGGAGTCGCTGGCCGTCATGGCCCGGCACGGCATCCCCGGCAGCTACGAGGGCATCCACCGCAACATCATGCGCGAGTCCTCCGGCAACCCCCGGGCCATCAACAACTGGGACTCCAACGCCGCCGCCGGCACGCCCTCCAAGGGACTCCTCCAGATCATCGACCCCACGTTCCGTGCCTACCACGTGCCCGGTACGTCGATGGACAGCTACGACCCCGTCGCCAACATCACGGCGGCGTGCAACTACGCCGCCGCCAGGTACGGGTCCATCGACAACGTCAACGGGGCCTACTGA
- a CDS encoding MIP/aquaporin family protein: MERLKRSGLAGELSAEFLGTMILILFGCGVVAQVVAGGALTDPPGGLGNHDSIAWAWGLGVTLGVYVAGRLSGAHLNPAVTLALAAFKDFPWRKVAPYSIAQFAGAFVAALLVRWNYTEALAKADPGHTIKTQIVFSTLPSNGNTALPVHEWGAFRDQIIGTAILVLLIFAVTDLLNTPPGANLGPFVVGLIVVAIGMAFGTNAGYAINPARDLGPRLASFLTGYGGAWRDQYGNLYFWVPIAGPLIGGLVGAFFYQAFITRFLPSAEPEPEGSLPLPPEK, translated from the coding sequence ATGGAGCGGCTCAAGCGGTCGGGACTCGCCGGGGAACTCTCCGCGGAGTTCCTCGGCACGATGATCCTCATCCTCTTCGGCTGCGGCGTCGTCGCCCAGGTCGTCGCGGGCGGTGCGCTCACCGACCCGCCGGGCGGTCTGGGGAACCACGACAGCATCGCCTGGGCCTGGGGCCTCGGAGTCACCCTGGGCGTCTACGTGGCGGGCCGGCTGAGCGGGGCTCACCTCAATCCCGCCGTGACCCTCGCGCTCGCCGCCTTCAAGGACTTCCCCTGGAGAAAAGTGGCGCCCTACTCCATCGCCCAGTTCGCGGGCGCGTTCGTCGCGGCGCTGCTGGTGCGCTGGAACTACACGGAGGCCCTGGCGAAGGCCGATCCCGGACACACCATCAAGACGCAAATAGTGTTCTCCACCCTGCCCTCCAACGGGAACACCGCGCTCCCGGTGCACGAGTGGGGGGCCTTCCGGGACCAGATCATCGGCACCGCGATCCTCGTCCTGCTGATCTTCGCGGTCACCGACCTCCTCAACACCCCGCCGGGCGCCAATCTCGGCCCGTTCGTGGTGGGCCTCATCGTGGTGGCCATCGGCATGGCGTTCGGCACCAACGCCGGATACGCCATCAACCCGGCCCGTGACCTCGGGCCCCGGCTCGCGAGCTTCCTCACCGGCTACGGAGGGGCGTGGCGGGACCAGTACGGAAACCTCTACTTCTGGGTGCCGATCGCGGGCCCGCTCATCGGCGGCCTGGTGGGGGCGTTCTTCTACCAGGCCTTCATCACCCGGTTCCTGCCCTCGGCGGAGCCGGAGCCGGAGGGAAGTCTCCCCCTGCCGCCGGAGAAGTGA